From the genome of Cognaticolwellia beringensis, one region includes:
- the mpl gene encoding UDP-N-acetylmuramate:L-alanyl-gamma-D-glutamyl-meso-diaminopimelate ligase, whose protein sequence is MHLHILGICGTFMGGIAAIAKQMGFRVSGCDANVYPPMSTQLEQLGIELKSGYLVEHLDDEPDLVIVGNAMARGNPMVEYVLDRKIPYTSGPEWLLDNVLKDRWVLAVSGTHGKTTTSSMLTWILQYAGMEPGFLIGGVPQNFDCSARLGNAPFFVIEADEYDTAFFDKRSKFVHYRPNTLVINNMEFDHADIFNDISDIQRQFHHLIRMVPSNGLILSPKNELAITETLAMGCWTPTEYSVDETHKSSGWYAEKCLADGSEFIVSFEGVEQGQVNWALIGDFNIDNGLMAIAAARHAGVPTAVAIEALASFVNTKRRLELKGEVNQVRVFDDFAHHPTAIAKTLAGVRANVGNRRVIAILEPRSNTMKSGVHKDTLAKSLADADLVFVYQGEQVQWSVDALIADCSQPCFVGENIDQMVADIVAKSEAGDTLVVMSNGGFGGIHEKLLSALSKL, encoded by the coding sequence ATGCATCTTCATATATTAGGTATTTGTGGCACTTTTATGGGCGGTATTGCCGCTATTGCCAAGCAAATGGGCTTTCGAGTGTCTGGCTGTGACGCTAATGTTTATCCACCAATGAGTACTCAACTCGAACAATTGGGCATCGAATTAAAGTCAGGTTATTTAGTTGAGCACTTAGATGACGAGCCTGATTTAGTCATCGTCGGTAATGCTATGGCGCGTGGTAACCCCATGGTGGAATATGTACTTGACCGTAAAATTCCCTATACGTCAGGTCCAGAATGGTTATTAGACAATGTGTTAAAAGACCGCTGGGTGCTGGCTGTTTCGGGTACACATGGCAAAACCACCACCAGCTCCATGCTGACTTGGATATTGCAATATGCAGGAATGGAACCGGGTTTTTTGATTGGTGGCGTGCCGCAAAACTTTGATTGCTCTGCTCGCTTAGGTAACGCGCCATTTTTTGTTATCGAAGCCGATGAATACGATACGGCTTTTTTCGATAAACGTTCTAAGTTTGTCCATTACCGCCCAAATACTTTAGTGATCAATAATATGGAGTTTGATCATGCGGATATTTTTAATGATATCAGCGATATTCAGCGTCAATTTCATCACCTTATTCGTATGGTGCCAAGCAATGGCCTTATTTTGTCGCCTAAAAATGAACTAGCTATTACAGAAACACTGGCGATGGGTTGTTGGACGCCGACTGAATATAGTGTCGATGAAACGCATAAATCGTCTGGCTGGTATGCCGAAAAATGTCTTGCAGATGGCAGTGAATTTATTGTTAGCTTTGAAGGTGTGGAACAAGGGCAAGTTAATTGGGCGCTTATTGGCGACTTTAATATCGACAACGGTTTAATGGCGATTGCGGCCGCGCGTCATGCTGGTGTGCCAACAGCGGTAGCCATTGAAGCGTTAGCAAGCTTTGTAAATACCAAGCGCCGATTAGAGCTTAAAGGTGAAGTTAATCAAGTCAGAGTCTTTGACGATTTTGCTCATCATCCGACCGCGATCGCTAAAACATTAGCGGGTGTGCGGGCAAATGTGGGCAACAGACGCGTAATAGCGATACTAGAGCCAAGATCGAATACCATGAAGTCAGGCGTGCATAAAGACACGTTGGCAAAATCGCTAGCAGACGCGGATCTGGTGTTTGTTTATCAAGGTGAGCAAGTGCAGTGGTCCGTTGATGCTTTAATTGCCGATTGTTCTCAACCCTGTTTTGTCGGTGAAAACATTGACCAAATGGTGGCCGATATAGTGGCAAAATCCGAAGCAGGCGATACGCTTGTCGTGATGAGTAACGGCGGTTTTGGCGGTATTCATGAAAAACTGTTATCGGCATTATCTAAGCTATAA
- a CDS encoding amidohydrolase family protein: MSRFTARISSLALSIALVAGAGHQAFAEENTAKTPEKNKAEKWSVNNPQGEFSTAKIDVRQGTWMNVDISPDGKTLVFDLLGDIYTLPVDGGEATALMTDIAWQMQPRFSPDGQHIAFTSDEDGGDNLWIMKADGSAGKAVSSETFRLLNSPAWSPDGNYIVGRKHFTGSRSLGAGEVWMYHKTGGNGVMLTKRPNEQKDLGEPAFSHDGKYVYFSQDATPGKTFHYSKDSEKGIYKIKRLELETGEIKVVVSGKGGAIRPVPSPDGKYLAYISRDDFQSNLYLYDLKSGEESLIFENLDRDMQETWAIHGVYPNMAWLPNSAGMVFWSGGQINKLDLESKKTTVIPFHVKTEKKIQTALRFQQDIDQDNFDVKMLRDIEISPDGRKVVYESMGHIYIRNIADGKVKGKAKRLTKQKSHFELNPSFSRDGRTVVYSTWNDKQLGEIRTVSSRGGKSRLLTEEPGKYIEPSFSPDGKTVVFRKVSGGYITDPTWGLNSGVYTVSVKDGTPKLVTESGLLPHFGAKNDRVYVLRNGEKPQLVKINLNHSSNAEKEQALYQGKFATEFKVSPDGKYLAFAERFKVFVTPFVERGQVIDIGPKAKNLPVKKLSLRAGEGINWNGESNELYWSLGPDLYQASVGGLFDITDTKALAKTDVESNDVDSSEEQTKAETTPEPLKTYLGFKAKADKPSGRVAFVGGKVITMEGEQIIENGVVVVEGNKIIAVGKNGQVDIPSNAKVIDVTGKSIMPGLIDAHAHGPQGSNEIIPQQNWKNYAGLALGVTTVHDPSNDTTEFFAASEMQKAGDIVGPRLFSTGSILYGATIAGYTSHVDSLDDAKFHIERLKKAGVFSVKSYNQPRRNQRQQMIQAAREAQILVVPEGGSLLQHNLSMIIDGHTTLEHSISTAKIYDDIKQLWSQSEMAYTPTMGVAYGGISGEHFWYDTTDVWKHPRLSQYVPSEFLDPRSMRRTKAPHHHYNHINVAKVAKELQDLGVVVNSGGHGQREGLAMHWEMWMMAQGGMTPLNAIRTATIAPAHTLGLDSQLGSIKVGKLADILVVDGDVSKDIRLSDKVIYTMVNGRLYNSETMNEVGNYDNKRAKFYFEK, translated from the coding sequence ATGTCTAGATTTACCGCTCGGATCTCTTCACTAGCACTTAGCATTGCTTTAGTAGCAGGTGCCGGTCATCAAGCTTTTGCTGAAGAAAATACGGCGAAAACACCAGAAAAAAACAAAGCTGAGAAATGGTCAGTTAATAATCCGCAAGGTGAATTCAGCACCGCAAAAATTGATGTTCGCCAAGGGACTTGGATGAATGTTGATATAAGCCCAGATGGTAAAACTTTAGTATTTGATTTACTTGGTGACATTTACACCTTGCCAGTTGATGGTGGTGAAGCCACAGCGTTAATGACAGATATTGCTTGGCAAATGCAACCGCGCTTTAGCCCAGATGGACAACATATTGCTTTTACTTCTGATGAAGATGGCGGCGATAATTTATGGATTATGAAAGCTGATGGTAGTGCTGGCAAAGCGGTTAGCTCAGAAACCTTTCGTTTATTAAATAGCCCGGCTTGGTCACCAGACGGCAATTATATTGTTGGCCGTAAACACTTTACCGGTTCTCGTTCTTTGGGGGCTGGCGAAGTATGGATGTACCACAAAACTGGTGGTAATGGCGTAATGTTAACTAAACGCCCTAATGAGCAGAAAGATTTAGGCGAACCGGCATTTTCACATGACGGGAAATACGTTTACTTCTCACAAGATGCTACTCCAGGAAAAACCTTCCATTACAGTAAAGATTCTGAAAAAGGCATTTATAAAATCAAACGCCTTGAACTCGAAACCGGAGAAATTAAAGTCGTTGTTTCTGGAAAAGGTGGTGCAATACGACCGGTGCCATCACCTGATGGTAAGTACTTAGCTTATATTAGCCGTGACGATTTCCAATCTAATTTGTACCTTTACGACTTGAAAAGTGGTGAAGAAAGCCTGATTTTTGAAAACTTAGACCGTGATATGCAAGAAACGTGGGCAATTCACGGCGTGTATCCAAATATGGCGTGGTTGCCAAATAGCGCGGGCATGGTATTTTGGTCTGGCGGACAAATCAACAAACTTGATCTTGAGAGCAAAAAGACAACGGTTATCCCATTTCATGTGAAAACCGAGAAAAAAATCCAAACTGCGTTACGCTTTCAACAAGATATTGATCAAGATAACTTTGACGTGAAAATGCTCCGTGATATTGAAATATCACCGGATGGTCGCAAAGTAGTGTACGAGTCAATGGGCCATATTTATATCCGTAATATTGCTGATGGCAAAGTCAAAGGTAAAGCGAAGCGTTTAACTAAGCAAAAGTCTCACTTTGAATTAAACCCGAGTTTTTCTCGTGATGGCAGAACGGTAGTTTATAGCACTTGGAATGATAAACAACTCGGTGAAATTCGCACCGTATCATCACGTGGTGGTAAGAGCCGTTTATTAACCGAAGAACCGGGTAAATACATAGAACCTAGCTTTTCTCCAGACGGAAAAACCGTGGTATTTCGAAAAGTTTCTGGCGGTTACATCACCGATCCAACGTGGGGGTTAAACTCAGGGGTTTATACCGTTAGTGTTAAAGATGGAACGCCTAAGCTGGTAACAGAGTCTGGCTTATTGCCACATTTTGGTGCTAAAAACGATCGTGTTTATGTTTTACGTAACGGTGAAAAGCCACAACTGGTGAAAATTAATTTAAATCATTCATCAAACGCTGAGAAGGAACAAGCGCTTTATCAAGGTAAGTTTGCTACTGAATTTAAGGTGTCACCTGATGGCAAATATTTAGCGTTTGCTGAACGTTTTAAAGTATTTGTAACGCCATTTGTTGAGCGCGGACAAGTGATTGATATTGGACCGAAAGCAAAAAACTTACCGGTGAAAAAATTATCGTTACGTGCTGGCGAAGGTATCAACTGGAATGGTGAGTCTAATGAACTTTACTGGAGCTTAGGACCAGACTTATATCAAGCAAGTGTTGGCGGTTTATTTGATATAACGGACACAAAAGCACTGGCGAAAACTGACGTTGAAAGTAACGATGTTGATAGTAGTGAAGAGCAGACAAAAGCAGAAACAACACCAGAGCCACTTAAAACTTATTTAGGTTTTAAAGCAAAAGCTGATAAGCCTTCGGGTCGAGTTGCGTTCGTTGGCGGTAAAGTGATCACGATGGAAGGTGAGCAAATAATCGAAAACGGCGTTGTGGTTGTCGAAGGCAATAAAATTATTGCCGTGGGCAAAAATGGGCAAGTAGATATTCCGTCAAATGCTAAAGTGATTGATGTTACGGGTAAGTCGATTATGCCAGGCTTAATTGATGCGCATGCACATGGCCCGCAAGGCAGTAATGAAATTATTCCACAGCAAAACTGGAAAAATTACGCTGGTTTAGCATTAGGGGTAACTACCGTTCACGACCCATCAAACGACACTACTGAATTTTTTGCTGCCAGTGAAATGCAAAAAGCTGGTGATATTGTTGGTCCACGTTTATTCTCTACGGGCAGTATTTTATACGGTGCCACTATTGCGGGCTATACCTCGCATGTTGATAGTTTAGATGATGCTAAATTTCATATTGAACGTTTGAAAAAAGCCGGTGTGTTTAGTGTTAAAAGCTACAATCAACCGCGTCGCAATCAGCGCCAACAAATGATACAAGCAGCACGTGAGGCCCAAATTTTAGTGGTACCAGAAGGGGGTTCGCTACTACAACACAACTTATCTATGATTATTGATGGTCATACGACGTTAGAGCATTCAATTTCGACCGCGAAAATTTATGACGATATAAAGCAATTATGGTCGCAATCTGAAATGGCCTACACGCCGACGATGGGCGTAGCTTACGGGGGTATTTCAGGTGAGCATTTTTGGTATGACACAACAGATGTATGGAAACATCCACGTTTGAGTCAGTATGTACCGAGCGAGTTCTTAGATCCGCGTTCAATGCGTCGCACCAAAGCGCCACATCATCATTACAACCACATTAATGTTGCGAAAGTGGCTAAAGAGCTACAAGACTTAGGTGTTGTGGTGAATTCTGGTGGTCATGGTCAACGTGAAGGTTTAGCGATGCACTGGGAAATGTGGATGATGGCACAAGGCGGTATGACACCATTAAATGCTATTCGTACAGCAACCATTGCCCCAGCACACACCTTAGGTTTAGATAGCCAATTAGGCTCGATAAAAGTCGGTAAACTTGCGGATATTTTAGTGGTAGATGGTGATGTCAG
- a CDS encoding HDOD domain-containing protein, producing the protein MQIFENNKLVQPIYSRMLSLAISKDFANQKNGKINMSQHQDSEQFNRRRELLAVEEEAHKNKIIQAHGHEHFKTQVKNKFFKRVDIQVNKEFDNKENLYMNVLKIEDAAPSIMEILAVKAASINRITPLAKSLPWLCSELINLVNKPQYRKRSDIQVTEPNLALSYVGLDNLKLVMPTFMLKHWLPTSTSPYPLMKRKLWNDSLSIALASQLLAKEQGLDEFTAFTAGMLSNLGLLAVTRGFLNTYSNLYTQELKAAYDSKDKKLHDILATLDTAPELLLEQLLLRSSNVAADMVELMRFDRLQITEPLFDLAYATDIDHMCPIAKLVTKAKAYVAFRGLAKENLISTEEAKILLTAGRLTKNDIALLKKSDIDHIKLIFN; encoded by the coding sequence ATGCAAATATTTGAAAATAACAAGTTAGTCCAACCTATATACAGTCGCATGCTCAGCCTCGCGATCAGTAAAGATTTTGCCAATCAAAAAAATGGCAAAATAAATATGTCTCAGCATCAAGACAGTGAGCAGTTTAACCGTCGACGAGAGTTATTGGCGGTAGAAGAAGAAGCACACAAAAATAAAATTATTCAAGCGCACGGCCATGAACACTTTAAAACACAGGTGAAAAATAAATTTTTTAAGCGTGTAGATATCCAAGTTAATAAAGAGTTTGATAATAAAGAAAATCTCTACATGAATGTGCTAAAAATAGAAGATGCCGCCCCTTCTATTATGGAAATACTGGCAGTAAAAGCAGCCAGTATTAATCGCATCACCCCCTTAGCTAAATCATTACCTTGGCTATGTAGCGAATTAATAAACTTGGTTAACAAACCCCAATATCGTAAACGCTCAGATATACAAGTAACTGAGCCAAATTTAGCGCTAAGTTATGTTGGCTTAGATAACCTTAAATTGGTTATGCCAACATTTATGCTAAAGCATTGGTTACCTACTAGCACCTCGCCTTACCCCCTAATGAAACGGAAACTATGGAACGATAGTTTATCTATTGCGTTAGCCTCTCAGTTATTAGCCAAAGAACAAGGTTTAGACGAATTTACCGCATTTACCGCCGGCATGTTAAGCAATTTAGGCTTATTAGCCGTTACCCGCGGCTTTTTAAATACTTATAGCAATCTATATACTCAAGAGCTGAAAGCCGCTTATGACAGTAAAGATAAAAAACTGCACGACATATTAGCGACTCTCGACACAGCGCCAGAATTATTATTAGAACAACTGCTACTGCGCAGTAGTAACGTGGCTGCAGACATGGTCGAACTCATGCGCTTTGATCGCTTACAAATTACTGAGCCGTTATTCGATCTTGCCTACGCAACTGACATAGATCATATGTGTCCAATTGCTAAGCTCGTTACTAAAGCCAAAGCTTATGTTGCGTTTAGAGGCTTAGCAAAAGAAAACCTCATCAGCACTGAAGAAGCAAAAATATTGCTAACCGCAGGTCGGTTGACCAAAAATGATATTGCCTTATTAAAGAAAAGCGATATCGATCACATAAAGCTAATTTTTAATTAA
- a CDS encoding YcbX family protein: MSQAILQNIHIYPIKSSAGIELSNSWVEEFGLAFDRRFVIASLNGEFFTARTQPTLCLIQASLTSTGFRVTAPNMPTLVIEYHNLCQSYVAVNVWQDTINAQQCQDNINKWFSDYLDQPCQLLFFGADSQRFVKNKSSQVGFADGYPLLLISQASLDNLNNQYKPNTASITMAQFRPNIVVSNCDAFAEDTWQHIRIGEVEFEIAKPCTRCIFTTINPETGEKHQQQEPLKKLKEYRQLTNGDILFGQNLVALNQGQIKRGDKVEVIKRQVAPVFAVRNKSDINITNSDTNIPLKKEPVLSRKKKKLVVTFSSHNKTITGNNIQTLLEQGEDAGLILPYSCRAGMCGSCKVKLEQGEVEQLCQDGLSDEEQQQGYILSCSCTPITDVVISHPPRQRRHINDD; this comes from the coding sequence ATGAGTCAGGCTATTCTGCAAAATATTCATATTTATCCAATTAAATCTAGCGCCGGCATTGAGCTTTCAAACAGCTGGGTTGAAGAATTTGGTTTAGCCTTTGATCGTCGCTTTGTAATTGCTAGCCTCAATGGTGAGTTTTTTACCGCTCGCACGCAGCCAACTTTGTGCTTAATTCAAGCGAGCCTAACGTCAACTGGCTTTAGGGTTACCGCACCCAATATGCCGACTTTGGTTATTGAGTACCATAATCTTTGCCAAAGTTATGTTGCAGTTAATGTTTGGCAAGACACAATTAATGCACAGCAATGCCAAGACAATATAAATAAATGGTTCAGTGACTATCTTGACCAACCTTGCCAATTACTTTTTTTCGGCGCAGACTCGCAGCGCTTTGTTAAAAACAAAAGTAGCCAAGTGGGTTTTGCAGATGGCTACCCTTTATTGCTGATTTCACAAGCATCGCTTGATAACTTAAATAATCAATATAAGCCCAATACTGCCAGTATTACCATGGCCCAGTTTCGGCCAAATATTGTCGTGAGTAACTGTGATGCATTTGCAGAAGATACATGGCAGCATATTCGCATTGGCGAAGTAGAGTTTGAAATAGCAAAACCCTGCACGCGCTGTATTTTCACCACTATTAACCCTGAAACCGGCGAAAAGCATCAGCAGCAAGAACCTTTAAAAAAATTAAAAGAATATCGTCAGTTAACAAATGGCGATATTTTATTTGGGCAAAATTTAGTGGCCCTTAATCAAGGTCAAATTAAACGTGGTGATAAAGTTGAAGTAATAAAACGCCAAGTTGCCCCAGTGTTCGCGGTAAGAAATAAGTCCGATATAAATATCACCAATAGTGACACTAATATCCCGCTCAAAAAGGAGCCTGTCTTGAGCAGAAAGAAAAAAAAACTGGTAGTGACATTTAGTAGTCACAATAAAACCATTACCGGCAATAACATCCAAACTCTCCTTGAACAAGGTGAAGATGCAGGCTTAATACTGCCATACTCTTGCCGTGCAGGCATGTGTGGTAGTTGTAAAGTAAAATTAGAGCAAGGTGAAGTAGAACAACTTTGCCAAGATGGTTTATCCGACGAAGAGCAGCAGCAAGGTTATATTTTAAGTTGCAGCTGTACACCAATTACCGATGTTGTGATCAGTCATCCTCCACGACAACGTCGTCACATAAATGACGATTAA
- a CDS encoding anthranilate synthase component II → MLLMIDNYDSFTFNLVHYFQALGQQVKVCRNDEISLAAIEALAPQYIVISPGPCDPDAAGLSLAIIERFKGRIAILGVCLGHQCIAQHFGARVIKAKKVMHGKTSIINHNEQGLFAALKQPLTVTRYHSLIVDIDSLPDELEITAWVTENGQQEIMALQHKQLAIASVQFHPESVLTEQGHQLLQNFIDQYAIQIDDNKSA, encoded by the coding sequence TTGTTACTAATGATCGACAATTACGACTCTTTTACTTTTAACCTAGTACATTATTTTCAGGCGCTAGGGCAGCAAGTTAAAGTCTGTAGAAACGATGAAATAAGCTTAGCTGCAATCGAAGCGTTAGCGCCCCAATATATTGTTATTTCACCAGGTCCTTGCGACCCAGATGCTGCCGGTTTGTCACTCGCGATAATCGAAAGATTTAAAGGTCGCATTGCCATACTTGGCGTTTGCTTAGGGCATCAATGCATCGCCCAGCACTTCGGTGCTAGAGTCATTAAAGCAAAGAAAGTTATGCACGGTAAAACCAGTATCATTAACCATAATGAACAGGGATTATTTGCCGCTTTAAAGCAGCCATTAACGGTCACGCGATATCACTCGTTAATTGTAGATATAGATTCTTTACCTGATGAGCTAGAAATAACAGCTTGGGTAACTGAAAATGGTCAGCAAGAAATCATGGCCTTACAACATAAACAATTAGCCATCGCTAGTGTGCAATTTCATCCTGAATCTGTGTTAACAGAACAAGGTCATCAATTATTACAAAACTTTATTGACCAATATGCAATTCAAATAGATGATAATAAAAGCGCCTAA
- a CDS encoding 5-oxoprolinase subunit PxpA — MKLNCDLGEFTENNDADIMPLIDMANIACGFHGSDPLTIKRTIKLAQQHQVIIGAHPSYPDVENFGRQSMDLSQDELIANVQYQIGALQALCSVENTQLNYVKPHGALYNDMMKNVNIFEDICLAIAQLNQTNHKPLFLMIQAVTDSDKFDQIAKKHHISLYYEAFADRAYLDNGLLVPRGEVGAVLTNNQTVVSRCQALLNKQPLLSQNQQPLQFHIDALCVHGDTPNALEMLKALRATINNAQGLR, encoded by the coding sequence ATGAAGTTGAATTGTGATTTAGGTGAGTTTACAGAAAATAACGATGCCGATATTATGCCATTGATTGATATGGCCAATATCGCTTGTGGATTTCATGGTTCTGATCCTTTAACGATTAAAAGAACCATTAAACTTGCCCAACAACATCAAGTCATTATTGGCGCTCATCCCAGCTATCCCGATGTAGAAAACTTTGGTCGTCAGTCAATGGATTTATCGCAAGATGAATTAATCGCTAATGTGCAATATCAAATTGGTGCCTTACAAGCCCTTTGCTCTGTGGAAAATACCCAGCTTAATTATGTTAAACCCCATGGGGCGTTATACAACGACATGATGAAAAACGTGAACATATTTGAGGATATTTGTCTGGCCATCGCGCAGCTAAACCAAACTAACCACAAACCACTATTTTTAATGATACAAGCAGTAACTGACAGTGATAAATTTGATCAGATAGCAAAAAAGCATCACATTTCACTTTATTATGAAGCCTTTGCTGATCGCGCCTATTTAGATAATGGTTTGTTAGTACCTCGCGGTGAAGTTGGCGCTGTATTAACCAATAACCAAACCGTGGTGAGTCGCTGCCAAGCCCTACTTAATAAGCAACCATTACTAAGCCAAAATCAACAACCTTTGCAGTTTCACATTGATGCCTTATGCGTGCATGGCGACACCCCTAACGCTTTAGAAATGCTTAAAGCGTTACGTGCAACCATTAATAATGCGCAAGGTCTGCGTTAA
- the pxpB gene encoding 5-oxoprolinase subunit PxpB, translated as MNSDQNSDKNGAKNSANFTIEVVAENALLLSWQAKISLTQHNKIIALQAIIVKQLGELILETVASYHCLMVYFNPQNNTSTQAIEKIKRIAKTHNAGLEKAHGEIPKVKSLNDDCIKIPVYYDTEQEWDLADVAKRCNMSIDNVIKQHSAEIYHGFALGFTPGFCYLASLPDSLHLPRKSSPRIKVPKGAVAIAEQQSAIYPIESPGGWHIIGQTPLPMYESKNSQFNATINVGQNVQFYAITKAEFIALQQGLQA; from the coding sequence ATGAATAGTGATCAAAACAGTGATAAAAATGGTGCTAAAAATAGTGCTAACTTTACTATTGAAGTAGTCGCCGAAAATGCTTTACTGCTAAGCTGGCAAGCAAAAATATCGCTTACTCAACATAATAAAATCATTGCACTACAAGCAATTATTGTAAAACAACTGGGCGAACTCATTCTAGAAACGGTGGCAAGTTATCATTGTTTAATGGTTTATTTTAACCCTCAAAATAACACTAGCACGCAAGCGATCGAAAAAATAAAGCGTATCGCTAAAACTCATAACGCCGGTTTAGAAAAAGCACACGGTGAAATACCAAAAGTTAAAAGCCTAAATGACGATTGCATCAAAATACCGGTGTACTACGATACTGAACAAGAATGGGATTTAGCCGACGTTGCAAAGCGTTGCAATATGTCGATAGATAACGTTATTAAACAACACAGTGCTGAAATTTATCATGGTTTTGCGTTAGGTTTTACGCCGGGGTTTTGTTACTTAGCGAGCTTACCCGACAGCTTACATTTACCCAGAAAATCCTCACCACGTATAAAAGTACCTAAAGGTGCCGTAGCCATTGCTGAACAACAAAGTGCTATTTATCCGATTGAAAGCCCGGGTGGCTGGCATATTATCGGCCAAACCCCCTTACCTATGTATGAAAGTAAAAATAGCCAGTTCAATGCCACTATAAACGTTGGGCAAAATGTACAGTTTTATGCCATTACCAAAGCTGAATTTATAGCGCTACAACAAGGTTTACAGGCATGA
- a CDS encoding biotin-dependent carboxyltransferase family protein — protein sequence MSQGYLEIISMNGQASIQDLGRLNAQHLGFSASGAADEFAFLSANKLINDKLAANDMSVELHNKQRHCATIEITLGQVSFEAKAACIISITGADCQAKINNVAVNHWQCYQLQAGDMLDFSMPKTGLHSYLAVLGGFTCQKAQQPWLGSYAQTINEMALGFTGEKLTVGSKLYFSAQTKGLTESASEKINKPKEANKPFKAPSQFYAQQNLTLRIMPSSLFLQMSSDQQQQFLSTEYIISPDSNRMGYRLSVSPAQILLTKSANEKILSEQLRSRCLLSMPVTYGMVQFPDNEQPIVLMKERQTMGGYPVLGTVMQTDLFRLSQMRPGEKVSFTLINHQQAQQQLIAFHQKFRP from the coding sequence ATGAGCCAAGGTTATCTTGAAATTATCAGCATGAATGGTCAAGCAAGTATTCAAGATCTTGGCCGTCTTAATGCACAGCACTTAGGGTTTAGTGCTAGTGGCGCCGCCGACGAATTCGCTTTTCTTAGCGCTAATAAGCTTATTAACGATAAATTAGCGGCCAATGATATGAGTGTTGAACTACACAATAAACAACGTCATTGTGCCACAATAGAAATTACGCTTGGGCAAGTCAGTTTCGAAGCCAAAGCGGCTTGTATAATTTCGATAACGGGAGCTGATTGCCAAGCGAAAATTAATAATGTCGCCGTTAATCACTGGCAATGTTATCAACTACAAGCTGGCGACATGCTAGATTTTTCCATGCCCAAAACCGGTTTGCATAGTTATCTGGCCGTACTCGGTGGTTTTACCTGCCAAAAAGCACAACAACCCTGGTTAGGAAGTTACGCTCAAACTATCAATGAAATGGCCTTAGGCTTTACAGGCGAAAAGTTAACGGTTGGCAGTAAACTGTATTTTTCAGCGCAAACTAAAGGGTTAACTGAGTCAGCATCAGAAAAAATAAATAAGCCAAAAGAAGCAAACAAACCATTCAAAGCACCGAGTCAATTTTACGCTCAGCAAAATCTGACATTACGGATTATGCCCAGCAGCTTATTTTTACAAATGAGTAGCGATCAACAACAACAATTTTTAAGCACCGAATATATTATTTCGCCTGATAGCAACCGCATGGGTTATCGTCTCAGCGTTTCGCCTGCACAAATATTATTAACCAAATCAGCCAACGAAAAAATACTGTCTGAGCAGTTACGCAGCCGTTGTTTATTATCAATGCCAGTGACATATGGCATGGTGCAATTTCCTGACAACGAACAACCTATAGTGTTAATGAAAGAGCGACAAACCATGGGGGGTTATCCGGTACTTGGTACCGTAATGCAAACTGACTTATTTCGCTTAAGCCAAATGCGCCCAGGCGAAAAAGTCAGCTTCACTCTCATTAACCATCAACAAGCCCAACAACAATTAATCGCATTTCACCAAAAGTTCCGTCCATAA
- a CDS encoding flavin prenyltransferase UbiX, producing the protein MTINNNGEFDQKITLAITGASGSAYALRLLECLVAANYQVYLLCSSAARVVFDTEVGLKLPSSPDAASQFFTEKFNAKPEQIIVFGKEQWFSPVASGSAAPKTMVVCPCSTGTLAAISQGMSDNLIERAADVVIKERGQLILVPRETPFSTIHLQNMLSLSQMGVTIMPASPGFYHQPKTINDLIDFMVGRILDHLNIEQSIMPRWGYQSPTQTQ; encoded by the coding sequence ATGACAATAAATAACAATGGCGAATTTGATCAGAAAATAACTTTGGCCATTACAGGTGCTTCTGGCTCGGCTTACGCACTGCGATTATTGGAATGTTTAGTCGCAGCAAACTATCAAGTGTATTTATTGTGCTCTAGTGCTGCTCGTGTGGTGTTTGATACCGAAGTTGGCTTAAAGCTACCGAGTTCGCCTGACGCTGCGAGTCAATTTTTTACTGAGAAATTTAATGCCAAGCCTGAGCAAATTATCGTCTTTGGCAAAGAACAGTGGTTTTCTCCGGTAGCTTCTGGCTCTGCTGCACCGAAAACTATGGTGGTTTGTCCGTGTTCTACAGGCACGCTGGCGGCCATTAGCCAAGGGATGAGTGACAACCTGATTGAACGTGCTGCGGATGTGGTCATTAAAGAACGTGGACAATTAATTTTAGTGCCACGCGAAACACCTTTTTCAACGATACATTTGCAAAATATGTTGTCGTTATCGCAAATGGGCGTAACTATAATGCCGGCATCTCCAGGTTTTTATCATCAACCTAAGACGATTAATGATCTGATTGATTTTATGGTCGGTCGAATACTCGACCATTTAAATATCGAACAATCGATTATGCCACGCTGGGGCTATCAATCACCCACGCAAACGCAGTAA